TAGAATAGCAACCGTTTCGGCCATACCTTCTTTCACAATTTCAATAACTGTTTTATTCTCATCCAATTGCGGCTCTTGCTCTAAATATCCAACCGAATATCCTGGTGCAAACACCACATCACCTTGGTAGTTTTTATCTACCCCAGCAATAATTTTTAATAACGATGATTTACCCGAACCATTTAAACCTAAAATACCAATTTTAGCTCCGTAAAAAAAGCTTAGGTAAATGTCTTTTAATACCGTTTTGTTAGTTGATGAATAGGTTTTAGAAACCTTAGACATCGAAAAAATAACTTTTTTATCTTCTCCGTTGTTACTCATAATGCAAGTAGCGTTAAATAATTTTATTCAATCAACGCAAATATAAGCCAAATAACTTAGAGTTAATAATTTGTCTGCTTTATTTAAGTCAAAGCTATAACTGCCCATTACTAAAGCATTTGGGCGTTGCGCTGCCTAAAAACACCGTTAAAAAACAAACAAATATTTTAGCGGCAGCGCCGGGCTTTACGCCCTTGCTTTTTTACAAGAAAAAAAACTTGTAAAAAAAGTTCAAACAAGGCTACAATCCCTAACGCAGGGTTAGCACCATAAAAAAAACGCTACAACTAAGTAACGTTTTACAAGGTTTTATTCATTTAAATAAAATTGCGCTATTTTAACTTTTTTTACTTTTCCGGTTTTTACATCTTTAAACCGAATAACATTATTTTTTTTCTGTGTAACATGTTTAAAATTAATTAGCTCACACATGGTTTTATTTTGATAAGAAATGTTGTTGTAGGCTAAAACCTGATCGCCAATATTTATCTTATCTTCCAGCTCTTTATTCCATATGGCGCTAACAAATAAGCCATTTTTAGTAATGGTGTTATCAAAAGCTTGAAGCAATTGATTTTTAAAAACAAACAAATCCGGTAGCGGCGTATAATAAAAACGCTTATTTACATAATCTAACGTTACCGTTCCGTAATCTAAAATACCCAAACCTAATCTTGAGGCACGGTCGTAAGTTCCTACAGATAAAACATTTGTAAAAGCAGTACCATTAATACTTAACTCAGGTATTTTATAAATATATTGCTTATTCGGGTCTTCAAACCCAGTATAACTCCACGATAAGGCACCAAACGTTTCGGCAAACACCGAAGCCATTGGGTAGTATTTTTCATACCATTGATACTGTGCAATTGCCAAATCAAAAAAACTAGCTACGCCCGTATCAAAAATTACACTTTCGGCAATTTCGTTTGCTCCATTTTTTAGCGTTACATCCACAAATGGCGAATTCTGATCATCAAATTCTAAACTTTTATACGGTATATCTGATGCATGTAGTTTTGTAATATCTGTAGTAAAAATAAGGTGTTTGTTTTGCATATCAAGTTGCACTATTTTACCTACTAACATATTCGCACCAAAAATACCATCAATACCCAAGCATTTAAAAAACTCAGAGGCATCTTCTTCCATTTTTAAACCTTCTGTATTGTAAAAAGTAATATCGCCCAGTTTTATTTCTGGAACTTTAACAATGGTAACTGTATCTTTTTTTCCGTTGGCATCAGACAAATCGGCCACATACAACTCTTTATAATTGTATTTTTGCTGAATAGTTTTGCTAATAGCTAAAGGAGCCCCCGTATCAAACAAAAAAGTAAAAATTTCTCCCTCAATGGTTACCGGTATTTTTATCTGGTTATTTTCAAACACAAA
This genomic window from Flavobacterium agricola contains:
- a CDS encoding retropepsin-like aspartic protease; the protein is MKKVFVLVALFFIQFALAQSDDERTGGSFTPTSFYQVVPFVFENNQIKIPVTIEGEIFTFLFDTGAPLAISKTIQQKYNYKELYVADLSDANGKKDTVTIVKVPEIKLGDITFYNTEGLKMEEDASEFFKCLGIDGIFGANMLVGKIVQLDMQNKHLIFTTDITKLHASDIPYKSLEFDDQNSPFVDVTLKNGANEIAESVIFDTGVASFFDLAIAQYQWYEKYYPMASVFAETFGALSWSYTGFEDPNKQYIYKIPELSINGTAFTNVLSVGTYDRASRLGLGILDYGTVTLDYVNKRFYYTPLPDLFVFKNQLLQAFDNTITKNGLFVSAIWNKELEDKINIGDQVLAYNNISYQNKTMCELINFKHVTQKKNNVIRFKDVKTGKVKKVKIAQFYLNE